Proteins from a single region of Chryseobacterium sp. W4I1:
- the recO gene encoding DNA repair protein RecO has protein sequence MNLQNGFLLSFIKYGENDAVLHCFTEEEGFQTYFVKGIYSKRNKKKALLQPLSMLSFTINPTRGNGIPSVSKFELVKSHDTYMDIKANTVIFFISDFLNQVLRHENKNPVLFYSIDEFVNELTSKNYQCHLLFLITVLKIQGVAPLVNDGKYLDPETGMFSSLPAHQLFTEDISALWKTAVSSQDLYTTKIHSSQRKDFLDSLLVYYHYHITDFKIPASLEVIQQIFE, from the coding sequence ATGAATTTACAAAACGGATTTTTATTATCATTCATAAAATATGGCGAAAATGATGCAGTTTTGCATTGTTTTACAGAAGAGGAAGGCTTTCAGACCTATTTCGTAAAGGGTATCTATTCTAAAAGAAATAAAAAGAAAGCTCTGCTTCAGCCTTTAAGCATGCTCAGTTTTACCATTAATCCCACAAGAGGTAACGGAATACCTTCAGTATCAAAATTTGAGCTGGTAAAAAGTCATGATACCTATATGGATATCAAAGCGAATACTGTGATATTCTTTATTTCAGATTTCCTGAACCAGGTTTTGAGGCATGAAAACAAAAACCCGGTTCTCTTCTACAGTATTGATGAGTTTGTCAATGAACTGACAAGCAAAAACTACCAATGTCACCTGCTTTTTTTAATTACAGTATTAAAAATTCAGGGAGTTGCTCCATTGGTCAATGACGGAAAATATTTAGATCCAGAAACAGGAATGTTCTCTTCTCTTCCAGCACACCAATTGTTCACGGAAGATATATCTGCTCTATGGAAAACAGCTGTTTCTTCGCAAGATCTTTATACAACAAAAATTCACTCTTCACAGCGTAAGGATTTCCTGGACAGCCTTCTCGTATACTATCATTATCATATTACAGATTTTAAAATACCTGCCTCGTTGGAAGTGATTCAGCAGATTTTTGAGTAA
- a CDS encoding glucose 1-dehydrogenase, with amino-acid sequence MEISLRNQVAVVTGASSGIGSGIAKCLAAAGATVIVNHSSERSTDEAQAVLKEITDSGGKGITYQCDVSKEDQVIKMFQDTVSQFGTVDILINNAGIQKDSKFTEMTIDQWNAVIGVNLTGQFLCAREAIKEFLRRGIDTTRSIACGKIIHISSVHEIIPWAGHANYASSKGAIRMLMQTLAQEYGANKIRVNSICPGAIQTPINKDAWSTPEALNSLLTLIPYNRIGQPQDIGNLAVFLASDLADYITGTSIFVDGGMTTFESFSTGG; translated from the coding sequence ATGGAAATATCACTTCGTAATCAGGTAGCTGTAGTTACAGGAGCCTCCAGTGGAATAGGTTCGGGAATTGCAAAATGTCTTGCTGCTGCAGGAGCAACAGTTATTGTCAATCACTCCTCAGAAAGGTCTACAGATGAGGCACAGGCCGTTTTAAAAGAAATTACAGATTCCGGAGGAAAAGGTATTACCTATCAATGTGATGTTTCCAAAGAAGATCAGGTCATCAAAATGTTTCAGGATACCGTGTCACAGTTTGGAACTGTAGATATCCTGATCAATAATGCCGGGATCCAAAAAGATTCAAAATTTACTGAAATGACCATCGATCAGTGGAACGCTGTGATAGGAGTGAATCTTACCGGACAGTTTCTCTGCGCAAGAGAAGCCATTAAAGAATTTTTACGAAGAGGGATCGACACAACACGTTCCATTGCCTGTGGAAAGATTATCCATATCAGTTCTGTACACGAAATTATTCCATGGGCCGGACATGCCAATTATGCATCCAGCAAAGGCGCTATCAGAATGCTGATGCAGACGCTGGCTCAGGAATATGGAGCTAATAAAATTCGTGTCAATTCCATTTGTCCGGGTGCTATCCAGACACCAATCAATAAAGACGCCTGGAGTACTCCTGAAGCTTTGAATTCATTGCTTACCCTGATTCCGTATAATAGGATTGGGCAGCCACAGGATATCGGAAACTTAGCAGTTTTTCTGGCCAGTGATCTTGCAGACTACATTACAGGAACCAGCATTTTTGTGGATGGCGGAATGACCACTTTTGAAAGCTTCTCTACAGGAGGATAA
- a CDS encoding GNAT family N-acetyltransferase, whose protein sequence is MISLAFFKKEDFFGVNYTLDEEQKQYTSTAEKALQRIKDKNDSKAFAVTVFEDKKPAGFFVLDFGDDKFELTDNKNSVLLRSLSVNPELQGKGIGKAAMQKADDFVKLNFPQCDEIVLAVNHKNHSAYHVYLKTGYIKHEKTIIGRSGPQYVMSKKF, encoded by the coding sequence ATGATTTCCTTAGCATTTTTTAAGAAGGAAGACTTTTTCGGGGTTAATTATACTCTGGATGAAGAACAGAAACAGTATACTTCAACTGCTGAAAAGGCGCTTCAGAGGATCAAAGACAAAAATGATTCCAAAGCTTTTGCGGTTACCGTTTTTGAGGATAAAAAGCCTGCCGGATTTTTTGTGCTTGATTTTGGTGATGACAAATTTGAGCTTACAGATAATAAAAACTCAGTTCTGTTGAGATCTTTATCTGTAAATCCTGAATTACAGGGAAAAGGAATTGGAAAAGCGGCCATGCAGAAAGCAGATGATTTTGTGAAGCTAAATTTTCCGCAATGTGATGAAATTGTTCTTGCCGTCAACCATAAGAATCATTCCGCTTATCATGTTTACCTGAAAACAGGATATATCAAGCATGAGAAGACAATAATAGGGAGAAGCGGTCCTCAGTATGTGATGAGTAAAAAATTTTAA
- a CDS encoding AadS family aminoglycoside 6-adenylyltransferase, with translation MKAREQKLELIIAWAENNPDIRTVLLTSSLVNPYAPVDDFSDLDIELVFENMHKYVADKTWIDLFGDPISMIEEDDRSFDGKNAMKMVLYSDHVKVDFKLYQKEEFLKETQEEILPEDWDVGYKVLIDKDNLTKDLKPPSYQSIMIQKPSEKKFQQLMNDFWWDTTYVVKCLKREDLFYAKFMSENMKTDYLVPLIEWYIASLHDWKNITTNKHGRLFKKYLSPELWIKAEATFSGSNIEDNWNALYASADLVHELGTALADKLTFKYPQKHENDIRKYLDEVRAMY, from the coding sequence ATGAAAGCCAGAGAACAAAAGCTGGAACTTATTATAGCATGGGCAGAAAACAATCCGGATATCCGTACGGTGCTGCTCACCAGCTCACTTGTTAATCCTTATGCTCCCGTAGATGATTTCAGCGACCTTGATATAGAACTGGTCTTTGAAAACATGCATAAGTATGTAGCTGACAAGACATGGATCGATCTTTTTGGCGACCCCATTTCAATGATAGAAGAGGACGACCGTAGTTTCGATGGAAAAAACGCCATGAAAATGGTATTGTATTCCGATCACGTCAAAGTTGATTTTAAACTCTATCAAAAAGAAGAATTTCTGAAAGAAACTCAGGAAGAAATACTTCCTGAAGATTGGGATGTCGGCTATAAAGTTCTGATTGATAAAGACAATCTTACTAAAGATCTGAAACCACCGTCCTACCAGTCCATTATGATCCAAAAGCCATCAGAAAAGAAATTTCAGCAATTGATGAACGATTTCTGGTGGGACACAACTTATGTTGTAAAGTGCCTTAAACGCGAAGACCTGTTTTATGCTAAATTCATGTCCGAAAATATGAAAACAGATTATCTTGTGCCTCTCATCGAATGGTATATTGCCAGTCTTCATGATTGGAAAAATATCACAACCAATAAGCATGGCCGCCTTTTCAAGAAATACCTTTCTCCGGAACTTTGGATAAAGGCAGAAGCTACTTTCTCAGGAAGTAATATTGAAGACAATTGGAATGCTTTGTATGCTTCTGCGGATCTTGTACATGAGCTTGGAACAGCGTTAGCGGATAAACTCACATTTAAATATCCTCAGAAACATGAAAATGATATCCGCAAATATCTGGATGAGGTAAGAGCAATGTATTAA
- a CDS encoding glucosidase — protein sequence MSEKERLSDISWKKWGPYVSNREWGLVREDYSENGDAWNYTTHDTAEAKAYRWGEEGICGICDDLQKLVFSIGFWNRKDKMVKERFFGLTNGQGNHGEDVKEYFYYLDSTPTHSYMKMLYKYPQNAFPYEELLKTNAQRSKNEAEYELIDTGIFDQNEYFDIFIEYAKKSEHDILVKLTIINKSEKEAPLVILPTVWFRNTWNWGYDDYKPELDSEDAEHITVRHKDLEIKNIYAKQSLKTLFCNNETNTEKLYQSANESRYCKNGINDFVINGNSQAVNPKGTGTKASFFIDETLKAGESKIFEFRITDKDLKGPFADFDETFVLRKKEADDFYAEIQNGIKSEDEKMVQRQAFAGMLWNKMFYHYNVEKWLKGDPAEMPPPKSRENIRNYDWKHLNNEHIISMPDKWEYPWYATWDLAFHTISFSLIDPDFAKYQLKLFLFEWYMHPNGQLPAYEWNFSDVNPPVHAWAVFRVFKIDEYIKGKPDIQFLESAFQKLLMNFTWWVNKKDSNGNNIFEGGFLGLDNIGVFDRNTTLPNGEQLEQSDGTSWMAMFALNMMRIALELALYNNVYEEMAMKFFEHFLSIANSLDNMGDENFSLWDEEDEFFYDAINSNDGNHMYLRLRTIVGLIPMFAVEVIDDEMIEKLPNFKKRMKWVLENKPELASLVSRWEVKGQDSKHLLSLLRGHRLKRLLKRMLNPEEFLSDYGIRALSKEYEKNPYTLNLNGIDYNVKYTPAESDSGLFGGNSNWRGPIWFPINFLIIESLQRFFFYYSPDFLVEYPTGSGNFSNLDQIADALSKRLSTIFLKDEKGRRPVNGQYERFQTDPDFKDYILFYEYFHGDNGRGVGASHQTGWTGLIAKILQPRFSKKEIAESETEMPGEAKHK from the coding sequence ATGTCCGAAAAAGAACGACTTTCAGATATTTCATGGAAAAAATGGGGTCCATATGTCAGCAACCGGGAATGGGGGCTTGTCCGTGAAGATTATAGCGAAAATGGAGATGCTTGGAATTACACCACCCATGACACCGCTGAAGCCAAAGCTTACCGTTGGGGTGAAGAAGGCATTTGTGGGATTTGCGATGATCTCCAGAAGCTCGTTTTTTCTATAGGATTCTGGAACAGAAAAGATAAGATGGTGAAAGAGCGGTTCTTTGGTCTCACCAACGGACAGGGAAACCACGGCGAAGATGTCAAGGAATATTTTTACTATCTGGATTCCACACCTACGCATTCTTACATGAAGATGCTGTATAAATATCCGCAGAATGCTTTTCCTTACGAGGAACTTTTAAAAACCAATGCCCAAAGAAGCAAGAATGAAGCTGAATATGAGCTTATCGATACCGGAATCTTTGACCAAAATGAATATTTTGACATCTTTATAGAATATGCCAAAAAAAGCGAACATGATATTCTGGTTAAATTAACAATTATCAATAAATCTGAAAAAGAGGCTCCTCTTGTCATACTTCCGACTGTATGGTTCAGAAATACCTGGAATTGGGGCTATGATGACTATAAGCCTGAACTGGACAGTGAAGACGCAGAGCACATCACGGTAAGGCATAAAGATCTTGAAATTAAAAATATATATGCAAAACAGTCTCTAAAAACACTGTTCTGTAATAACGAAACTAATACTGAAAAGCTCTATCAATCAGCTAATGAATCAAGATATTGTAAAAATGGGATCAATGATTTTGTTATTAATGGCAACTCACAAGCCGTAAATCCTAAAGGAACCGGAACCAAAGCTTCTTTTTTTATTGATGAAACCTTAAAAGCAGGAGAATCAAAAATTTTTGAATTCAGAATTACAGACAAAGATCTGAAAGGCCCGTTTGCTGATTTTGATGAGACTTTTGTACTGAGAAAAAAGGAAGCGGATGATTTTTATGCTGAAATTCAAAATGGGATAAAATCAGAAGATGAAAAAATGGTTCAGCGGCAAGCGTTTGCGGGAATGCTTTGGAATAAAATGTTTTACCATTACAATGTAGAAAAATGGCTCAAAGGTGATCCTGCCGAAATGCCACCTCCGAAATCCCGGGAAAATATCAGAAATTACGACTGGAAACATCTCAACAATGAGCATATCATTTCAATGCCTGATAAATGGGAATATCCCTGGTATGCGACATGGGATTTAGCATTTCATACCATCAGTTTTTCACTCATAGACCCTGATTTTGCAAAATATCAGCTAAAACTTTTCCTGTTTGAGTGGTATATGCATCCCAACGGGCAGCTTCCTGCTTATGAATGGAATTTCAGTGATGTAAATCCTCCTGTTCATGCATGGGCTGTATTCAGAGTCTTTAAGATTGATGAGTATATTAAAGGAAAACCGGATATTCAGTTTTTAGAAAGTGCTTTTCAAAAGTTGCTCATGAATTTTACCTGGTGGGTAAATAAAAAAGACAGTAATGGCAATAATATTTTTGAAGGAGGCTTTTTAGGGCTTGATAATATTGGCGTTTTTGACCGAAATACCACACTTCCGAACGGAGAACAGCTGGAACAGTCTGATGGAACAAGCTGGATGGCCATGTTTGCCCTGAATATGATGAGAATAGCTCTAGAACTGGCGCTTTATAACAATGTTTATGAGGAAATGGCGATGAAATTCTTTGAACATTTTCTTTCCATAGCGAACTCACTGGATAATATGGGAGATGAGAACTTCAGTCTTTGGGATGAGGAAGATGAATTTTTCTATGATGCGATTAATTCCAATGACGGAAATCATATGTATTTAAGATTAAGAACCATTGTGGGACTGATCCCAATGTTTGCCGTTGAGGTTATTGATGATGAAATGATCGAAAAGCTGCCTAATTTTAAGAAAAGAATGAAATGGGTTCTTGAAAATAAACCTGAATTAGCCTCTCTTGTATCAAGATGGGAAGTGAAAGGGCAGGATTCTAAACATCTCCTTTCACTGCTTCGCGGGCATCGTTTGAAAAGACTTTTAAAAAGAATGCTGAATCCTGAAGAATTTTTAAGCGACTACGGAATTCGGGCATTATCTAAAGAATATGAAAAGAATCCTTATACTTTAAACTTAAACGGAATAGATTACAATGTAAAGTATACACCGGCAGAAAGTGACAGCGGACTTTTTGGAGGAAACAGCAACTGGCGCGGACCGATCTGGTTTCCCATCAACTTTCTTATCATTGAAAGCCTTCAGCGGTTTTTCTTCTACTACAGTCCCGATTTTTTAGTAGAATATCCTACCGGAAGCGGAAACTTTTCTAATCTGGATCAGATTGCAGATGCTTTAAGCAAAAGATTATCCACAATCTTTTTAAAGGACGAAAAAGGGAGACGTCCTGTAAATGGGCAATACGAGAGATTTCAAACCGATCCTGATTTTAAGGATTATATTTTATTCTATGAATACTTTCACGGCGACAACGGGAGAGGGGTAGGAGCTTCACACCAAACAGGATGGACAGGTCTGATCGCAAAAATTTTACAACCAAGATTTTCAAAAAAAGAAATTGCAGAATCCGAAACGGAAATGCCAGGAGAAGCGAAGCATAAATAA
- the mqo gene encoding malate dehydrogenase (quinone) codes for MPQSLISRTPKPKYDVVLIGGGIMSATLATLLHEFDPNLEIAIFERLGRFAKESTAAWNNAGTGHSAFCELNYTPEKPDGTIDITKAESIAEQFEMSKQFWSYLVTKGYVKDPKEFINSCPHMSLVFGEKDAEFLRKRHEKMADSVLFSGMEYSTDHEKLKEWIPLVMSKRNQSEVMAATKMDLGTDVNFGTLTRKMGRHLLEDSNVEVFLYHEVKDIDPREDGKWEMKVKDRIHNHKQEVVADFVFIGAGGYALPLLDSSDIKESEGYGGFPVSGQWLVSHNQELVEKHHAKVYTQATVDAPPMSVPHLDLRIIDGKKALLFGPFAGFSTKFLREGSYLDLPESVNTKNLKSLFGAWWHNIPLTKYLIQQVAMTKSQRIQHLREFIKDANEEDWELKVAGQRVQIIKKDEKDGGKLEFGTEVVVNKSGTIASLLGASPGASTAVYAMLNVLEKCFPEKLNGEWKDKVLEMIPSYGQKLAHNPELTEKVRNYTKEKLELEY; via the coding sequence ATGCCACAATCGCTTATAAGCAGAACACCGAAACCAAAATATGACGTTGTACTGATAGGCGGCGGAATCATGAGCGCCACTTTAGCAACACTGCTTCACGAATTTGATCCCAACCTTGAGATCGCTATATTTGAAAGGCTTGGCAGGTTTGCAAAGGAAAGTACTGCAGCCTGGAACAATGCGGGAACGGGGCATTCTGCTTTTTGTGAACTTAATTATACCCCTGAAAAACCGGATGGAACCATTGATATCACCAAAGCGGAAAGTATTGCAGAACAGTTTGAAATGTCAAAACAGTTCTGGTCCTATCTTGTGACCAAAGGATATGTTAAAGATCCTAAAGAATTTATCAATTCCTGTCCGCACATGAGCCTGGTATTTGGTGAAAAAGATGCCGAGTTTCTTAGAAAGCGTCATGAGAAAATGGCAGATTCTGTTCTGTTTTCCGGTATGGAATATTCTACAGACCATGAAAAGCTTAAAGAATGGATTCCTTTGGTGATGAGCAAAAGAAATCAGTCTGAAGTGATGGCAGCGACCAAAATGGATCTTGGGACAGACGTTAACTTCGGAACTTTAACCAGAAAAATGGGAAGACACCTGCTGGAAGATTCCAATGTAGAAGTGTTCCTGTACCATGAGGTAAAGGATATTGATCCAAGGGAAGACGGTAAATGGGAAATGAAAGTAAAAGACAGGATCCACAACCATAAACAGGAAGTCGTTGCTGATTTTGTATTCATTGGCGCCGGAGGATATGCACTTCCATTGCTGGACAGCTCAGACATTAAAGAAAGTGAAGGTTACGGAGGCTTTCCTGTTTCCGGACAATGGTTGGTAAGCCATAACCAGGAACTGGTTGAAAAGCATCATGCAAAAGTGTACACCCAGGCAACAGTGGATGCTCCGCCTATGTCTGTTCCTCACCTGGACCTTAGAATTATTGATGGTAAAAAAGCGCTTCTTTTCGGACCTTTTGCCGGATTTTCTACAAAATTCCTGAGAGAAGGAAGTTATCTTGACCTGCCTGAAAGTGTGAATACAAAAAACCTGAAATCCTTATTCGGAGCCTGGTGGCATAATATTCCTCTGACCAAGTATCTGATTCAGCAGGTAGCTATGACCAAATCCCAAAGAATACAGCACCTTAGAGAATTTATCAAAGATGCCAATGAAGAAGACTGGGAACTGAAAGTAGCCGGACAGAGAGTACAGATCATCAAGAAGGATGAGAAAGATGGCGGAAAACTGGAATTCGGAACCGAAGTGGTGGTAAATAAAAGCGGAACTATTGCTTCCTTATTGGGTGCCTCCCCAGGTGCCTCCACTGCAGTGTATGCAATGCTGAATGTTCTTGAAAAATGCTTCCCTGAAAAATTAAATGGTGAATGGAAAGATAAAGTTTTGGAAATGATTCCTTCTTACGGCCAGAAATTAGCCCATAATCCTGAGCTTACAGAGAAAGTAAGAAATTATACCAAAGAAAAACTAGAATTAGAATATTAA
- a CDS encoding GMC family oxidoreductase N-terminal domain-containing protein has translation MDRKKFIKTGILAISGFYFLSTDLFQAMQLKNDRHEEKIIDAPIIIIGSGYGGAVSALRLCEAGKKVIMLEMGLNWEKSGLPFSSMLKPGKSAAWLKKKTIAPFMNIFSLTPFTGTLDRIDFENINIWMGRGVGGGSLVNGGMAVTPKESYFKEIFPDLNADQFYDRYFPLVHKELKVNVIDEQFLKDCPYYKFTQVGEAEAHKAGFKTIRVPNVYDFQYMEKEYKNEVPRSALNTEVIYGNNHGKNSLDKTYLKKALKTGNLEILDLHSVENIKLNDDKTYTLNVRQIDTTGATVSDKIFNCKKLILAAGTMGTLQLLLHSNAVNNLPVHEQIGKNWGNNGNFMTGRNWVKPLSGGTGAKQSTIPVGGIDNWDDQEHPFFTEIAPLPMGMDVATALYLLINRVDKKGEVAYDVNAQKLRLDWDESNTSKMRENADYFIKKMNRANGGTRSHFLFNNGFGADVCYHPLGGCVLGKATNEYGKLNDHDNLYVLDGSLIPGTIGVNPFVTITAIAEYCIENLIRQNEFA, from the coding sequence ATGGATAGAAAAAAATTCATTAAAACGGGTATTCTTGCAATATCAGGTTTTTATTTTCTTAGCACTGATCTGTTTCAGGCAATGCAGCTCAAAAATGACAGACATGAAGAAAAAATAATTGATGCTCCCATCATTATTATTGGTAGCGGATATGGTGGAGCAGTTTCTGCTCTTCGGCTTTGTGAAGCGGGAAAGAAAGTGATTATGCTGGAAATGGGTCTTAACTGGGAAAAATCGGGACTTCCTTTCTCCAGTATGCTGAAGCCAGGTAAAAGTGCTGCATGGCTGAAAAAGAAGACAATCGCTCCGTTTATGAATATTTTCTCTCTGACTCCTTTTACGGGAACGCTGGACAGGATAGATTTTGAAAACATCAATATCTGGATGGGTAGAGGTGTAGGCGGAGGTTCTCTGGTCAATGGCGGAATGGCTGTTACACCAAAAGAAAGCTATTTTAAGGAAATTTTTCCCGATCTGAATGCTGATCAATTTTATGATCGTTATTTTCCTCTGGTACACAAAGAATTGAAGGTAAACGTTATTGATGAGCAGTTTTTAAAAGACTGTCCCTATTATAAATTTACGCAGGTAGGCGAAGCGGAAGCTCATAAAGCAGGATTTAAAACAATTAGGGTCCCGAACGTTTATGATTTCCAGTACATGGAGAAAGAGTACAAAAATGAAGTTCCCCGCTCTGCCCTTAATACGGAAGTAATCTACGGAAATAATCATGGCAAAAACAGTCTTGATAAAACGTATCTCAAAAAAGCTTTGAAAACAGGGAATCTTGAGATCCTTGATCTCCACTCTGTTGAAAATATTAAGCTTAACGATGACAAAACGTATACTTTAAATGTCCGGCAGATCGACACTACCGGAGCAACAGTTTCCGATAAGATATTCAATTGTAAAAAACTGATCCTTGCTGCCGGAACTATGGGAACATTACAATTGCTGCTGCATTCTAATGCGGTTAATAATTTGCCGGTTCACGAGCAGATAGGGAAAAACTGGGGGAACAACGGTAATTTCATGACCGGCAGAAACTGGGTGAAACCTTTATCAGGCGGGACAGGCGCCAAACAATCTACCATTCCTGTAGGCGGTATCGATAACTGGGATGATCAGGAGCATCCTTTTTTCACAGAGATCGCTCCGCTTCCTATGGGAATGGATGTAGCAACAGCACTGTATTTGCTGATCAACAGGGTTGATAAAAAGGGTGAAGTGGCATATGACGTGAATGCCCAAAAGCTCAGGCTGGACTGGGATGAAAGCAATACTTCAAAAATGAGGGAAAATGCAGACTATTTTATAAAAAAGATGAACAGGGCGAATGGCGGTACAAGAAGCCATTTCTTATTTAACAACGGGTTTGGAGCGGATGTCTGCTATCATCCTCTCGGAGGCTGTGTTCTGGGTAAAGCAACCAATGAATATGGGAAATTAAACGATCATGACAATCTCTATGTTCTGGATGGTTCTTTAATTCCGGGAACTATTGGTGTAAATCCATTTGTTACAATCACAGCCATTGCAGAATACTGCATTGAAAATCTGATCAGGCAGAACGAATTTGCTTAG
- a CDS encoding NAD(P)-binding domain-containing protein translates to MAGKIWYKTKIAVIGAGQAGLSTAYHLKKMGLEIGQDFIILDDAPSAGGAWQSRWDSLTLSTVNRIHDLPGMSFEETIQGDETEVRANVAVPHYYDLYEKNFGLQVYRPVKVEKVSLDGERFYIDTSSVSFSALGIINATGTWENPYIPEYPGAELFKGEQLHTRNFKNAEYFKGKHVIIVGGGISAIQLLDQISKITTTTWVTRRPPSFREGPFDDMAGSLAVAMVDERVRNGLLPTSVVSVTGLPVTDEIKSMEKRGVLKRFPMFSEITEEGVKWEDGKQEKADVILWNTGFRWSMSHLDAVLPKEEGGGIIMSGRLATEVLKEPRIHLVGYGPSASTIGANRAGSAAVRELVRTLGIIK, encoded by the coding sequence ATGGCAGGAAAAATTTGGTATAAAACAAAAATTGCCGTTATTGGAGCTGGGCAAGCCGGACTTTCTACCGCATATCATCTCAAGAAAATGGGATTGGAAATCGGTCAAGATTTTATTATTTTAGATGATGCACCTTCTGCAGGTGGTGCATGGCAATCCCGTTGGGATTCATTGACCTTGAGTACAGTAAATCGCATTCATGATTTGCCAGGAATGTCTTTCGAAGAAACTATTCAAGGAGATGAAACTGAAGTCCGGGCTAATGTTGCTGTTCCGCATTATTATGATTTGTACGAGAAAAACTTTGGATTGCAGGTCTATCGACCCGTGAAAGTTGAGAAAGTGAGCTTGGATGGAGAAAGGTTCTATATTGATACATCGTCTGTTTCATTTTCTGCATTAGGGATTATCAATGCTACAGGAACTTGGGAAAATCCTTACATTCCGGAGTATCCAGGTGCTGAACTTTTTAAGGGTGAACAACTACATACCCGAAATTTTAAAAATGCTGAATATTTCAAAGGAAAGCATGTAATCATTGTTGGTGGTGGCATTTCTGCTATTCAATTGCTTGATCAAATTTCAAAAATAACCACCACTACCTGGGTCACACGAAGACCTCCGAGCTTTCGTGAAGGACCGTTTGATGATATGGCAGGGAGTTTGGCTGTTGCTATGGTTGACGAACGAGTGAGAAATGGATTATTGCCAACGTCAGTTGTTTCGGTAACAGGATTACCTGTTACTGATGAAATTAAAAGTATGGAAAAAAGAGGTGTTCTTAAACGATTTCCGATGTTTAGCGAAATCACTGAAGAAGGTGTTAAATGGGAAGATGGAAAGCAGGAAAAAGCTGATGTCATTCTTTGGAATACGGGTTTTCGATGGTCTATGTCCCATTTAGATGCTGTTTTACCTAAGGAAGAAGGAGGTGGTATCATCATGTCTGGAAGACTGGCAACCGAAGTTTTAAAAGAACCGAGAATTCATTTGGTAGGTTATGGACCCTCTGCTTCCACTATTGGAGCAAACAGAGCTGGAAGTGCAGCAGTAAGGGAATTGGTTAGAACTCTAGGGATTATAAAATAG
- a CDS encoding DUF1684 domain-containing protein — translation MKKYIIILLLFPFFAFTQKMVSPEVMEVKKFQEELNAEYLNPKETPLRGENFKNFKEHPFFPLDLKYKVTAKLVKTKNAQPFELPTSSGKTKSYREYGKATFELNGKPYTLTLYQSLDLIKQKKYRDHLFLPFRDATNGNETYGGGKYMDLKTPKGNTIILDFNKSYQPYCAYNAYDYNCPVVPEENKLPIEIRAGVMYQDIYHH, via the coding sequence ATGAAAAAATATATCATCATACTTCTGCTGTTCCCTTTTTTTGCTTTTACCCAAAAAATGGTTTCTCCCGAAGTAATGGAAGTTAAAAAGTTTCAGGAAGAACTGAATGCTGAGTATCTGAATCCAAAGGAAACTCCTTTACGGGGAGAAAATTTCAAGAATTTTAAAGAACATCCTTTCTTTCCACTTGATTTAAAATATAAGGTCACTGCAAAACTGGTTAAAACTAAAAATGCCCAACCTTTTGAACTTCCTACCTCTTCCGGAAAAACAAAATCTTATCGGGAATATGGTAAGGCGACATTTGAGTTGAATGGTAAACCTTATACCCTTACTTTATATCAAAGTCTTGATCTGATCAAACAGAAAAAATACAGAGACCATCTTTTTCTTCCTTTCCGTGACGCTACCAATGGAAATGAAACCTATGGCGGTGGAAAATATATGGATTTGAAAACTCCAAAAGGAAATACCATTATTCTGGATTTCAACAAATCATATCAGCCTTACTGTGCGTATAATGCTTACGACTACAACTGTCCCGTAGTTCCCGAGGAAAATAAACTCCCTATTGAGATCAGGGCAGGGGTAATGTATCAGGATATTTACCATCATTAA